A genomic window from Exiguobacterium acetylicum DSM 20416 includes:
- a CDS encoding alpha/beta hydrolase produces the protein MIHLYQAPKTADAPIFLFLHGTGGTEQDLVGLVSLLDSEAGYLSVRGEVSENGMPRFFKRLAEGVFDEEDLALRTARLIQFLRDQAAERGFDLDRLIPVGYSNGANIAANMLFEEALFKQAILLHPMVPRRGVTLPDLSDVRVFIGAGSNDPICPAQETEELSALLKQAGASVDVTWSNYGHQLVMPTIEAATDWLNH, from the coding sequence ATGATTCATTTATACCAAGCACCAAAAACAGCAGACGCACCGATCTTTTTATTCTTACATGGCACAGGCGGAACGGAACAAGATCTCGTTGGACTCGTCTCGTTGCTCGATTCGGAAGCAGGCTACTTGTCCGTCCGTGGGGAAGTCTCGGAAAACGGGATGCCACGCTTCTTCAAACGACTCGCAGAAGGTGTCTTTGATGAAGAAGACCTCGCTTTACGGACAGCACGTTTAATTCAGTTTTTACGTGACCAGGCAGCGGAGCGCGGTTTTGATCTCGATCGTCTGATTCCAGTCGGGTACTCGAACGGTGCGAACATCGCGGCGAATATGTTGTTCGAAGAAGCTTTGTTCAAACAAGCGATTCTGTTGCATCCGATGGTACCACGTCGTGGTGTGACGCTACCTGACTTATCGGACGTGCGCGTCTTCATCGGCGCCGGAAGCAATGACCCGATTTGTCCGGCTCAGGAAACGGAAGAGTTATCAGCACTCTTGAAGCAAGCCGGTGCATCAGTCGACGTCACGTGGTCGAATTACGGTCACCAACTCGTCATGCCAACGATTGAAGCGGCAACGGATTGGTTAAACCACTAA